GCGCCGGGCCAGTGCCGGCCCTGCCAGGGCATCAGCCTCGACGGTCACCATGATGATGTGCTTGCCGGTTTCGATGGCCCGCAGCGCATGCTGGATCCCCACGATCGGATTGCCCGTCGCTTCGACGATGACGTCCAGATCCGCGTCGAAGAGAGCGGATGCGTCGGTCAAGACTGTTGTGGCACGGCTGGCGAGTGCGGTCGGAATGTCTTCGACGAACGCCTCTTCCGGCCAGTCCACCAGTTTGAGAGCGCCCTTGGCGCGTTCGGCATTGATGTCGGCGATGGCGACCACGTGGATGCCGGGGATATTGCGAGCCTGCGCAAGATACATGGTGCCGAAACGGCCCGCTCCGATCAGGCCGACGCGGATCGGAGCGCCATCGGCCTCGCGGTCGGTCAGCAGTTTGTGCAGATTCATGACTACCTTTCGGGATACGCGCCTCGGGATGCGCGTGGTTGCACTGTGGTCAGTGTCGGATGGGTGGGTTCCACAGGGGCTGGTCGGCCCGGGCTCTGCGTGATCTGGGACGCCGCCCGGGGTGAGGGCGGATTGAGTAAACAGAGTGGAACCGGTTACACTTTTATGACATGCCGTCCCCGGCGAGGTCAATACCCTAGTCTGAAAAAGTTCCACGAGCCTTGACGAACAGGTTCCGGAAATCCGAGCGCAGAAGTCAGGAGCCCAGTGCAGAAGTCGCCTACGATCCGCGATGTCGCTCATGCGGCCGGAGTCTCCGTCGCCGTCGTTTCCCGCGTCCTGAACCCCGGCTCAGGACCGGTTGCCGATGCCACCCGGGAACGGGTGCGGAACGTCATGCAGTCGATGGGCTACCACCCCCGCACGGCCGCGCGGGAGCTCAAGCATGGCGCGCCCACGACCCTGGGTCTGCTTCTGGCGGATGTCTCCAATCCCTTTTTCGCCCGGCTGGCGGATCAGGTGGTGCAGGAGGCGCATGCCCGCGGGATCCAGGTGCTGCTGATGACCACTCAGGAGGATGACCGGCTCGAGTCCGAGCGCTTGGAAACCCTGATCGAGCGCAGGGTCAGCGGCATCATCGCCACCCCGACGGGCAACAACCTGGAGATCTGGAAGAGGCTGCGGGAACTGGGGACCGACGTGGTGTTCGTCGATCGTTCCATTCCCGCGCTGCCCGACGTCGACGTCGTCAGTATCGACAACGTCGAGTCGGCTCGCTCAGCCACGGCTCTGATGGTGGCACACGGGCATCAGCGCATCGGGATCATTTCCGGACCTGCCCACTCCACCACTGGTCGCGACCGCGTCGGTGGGTACCGTGAGGCTCTGGAGGCCGCGGGACTCGCGGTCGATGAGAATCTCATCAGACACGCCGCGTTCCGTGGAGCTGCCGGCGGAGATGCGGTCACGGCGTTGCTCAACCTGGACGAACCTCCCACGGCGCTCGTGGTGGCCAACACGGCTCAGGTGACGACGGTGCTGAGCCGCCTCTCACACGCGGGTGTGTCCGTCCCGCACCAACTGTCGGTCATCGTCTTCGACGACTCTCCCTGGACCGAGCTCATGTCCCCGCCGCTCACCATCATCCGGCAGCCGGTCGACCTCCTGGCCAAGCATTCGGTGCAGCTCGCCCTGGCCAAGGCGAGCGGGAAGAGCGCGGACAAGCCGACCGCTGTCCGCGTGCTGGCCGAACTGGTCGAACGCTCCAGCGTCTCCCGCCCCTAGGCAGCCCTCCTCGGCTGCTTCTCTCGCGTCAACCGGTCTCCTGTGGCGACCGGAGGAAAGGATGCCGTCATGGCACAAGACACCTCGATCGCCCTCCTGGGGCTCGGGCCCATGGGTGACCCGATGAGCCGCAATCTCCTGGCCGTCCATCCGGAACTCGTCGTGTGGAACCGGACGGCATCGAAGACCCAGCCGCTCGTCGACGCGGGCGCGCGGGCCGCGTCCTCCCCGGCTGAGGCAGCGGCGGCGATCACCCTCACTGTTCTGCCGGATCTCGCTCAGGTGGAAGCACTCCTTTCTGGGTCTGACGGGCTCCTGGCGGGGTGGGCGGACAAGGGCGTCGAGGCTCCGGTCCTCGTCGTCCATGGCACGGTTTCCCCCACTGCGGTGGCTGCGTTCGCGGAACAGATGTTCGTGGAGCATGGCGTGAGCGTGGTCGACGCACCTGTCAGTGGCGGTACCGCCGGCGCCCGCCAGGGGACGCTGAGCATCATGGTGGGTGGCGACGAAGCCGTCGTCCGCGACCTCGACCCGGTGTTCAGGGCCATGGGCTCGACGGTCCGCCACATGGGTCCTTCGGGCGCCGGCGCGCTCGCGAAAGCCTGTAACCAGGTGATCGTCGCGGCCACGGTGACCGCAGTCTCTGAGGCTATGCTGCTGGCCCGCGCCGGCGGCCTCGACCTCGGCGTGTTGCT
The nucleotide sequence above comes from Arthrobacter woluwensis. Encoded proteins:
- a CDS encoding NAD(P)-dependent oxidoreductase — encoded protein: MAQDTSIALLGLGPMGDPMSRNLLAVHPELVVWNRTASKTQPLVDAGARAASSPAEAAAAITLTVLPDLAQVEALLSGSDGLLAGWADKGVEAPVLVVHGTVSPTAVAAFAEQMFVEHGVSVVDAPVSGGTAGARQGTLSIMVGGDEAVVRDLDPVFRAMGSTVRHMGPSGAGALAKACNQVIVAATVTAVSEAMLLARAGGLDLGVLLELLRGGLADSEVLRQKGTRWITGDFDGGGNARNQLKDLGFVHDAATARGLDLPLSATVTELFSAMVENGDGALDHTGIQKTLASRSAALKGGPTEARDV
- a CDS encoding Gfo/Idh/MocA family oxidoreductase: MNLHKLLTDREADGAPIRVGLIGAGRFGTMYLAQARNIPGIHVVAIADINAERAKGALKLVDWPEEAFVEDIPTALASRATTVLTDASALFDADLDVIVEATGNPIVGIQHALRAIETGKHIIMVTVEADALAGPALARRAREAGVVYSLAYGDQPALIWELVDWARTSGFDVVCAGKGAKYLSHYHQMNPDNVWENWEFSKELTDSGQLNPYMHTSFRDGTKAAIEMAAVANAAGLTPSDDGLTFTPGDVEEIATICRPASSGGVPGA
- a CDS encoding LacI family DNA-binding transcriptional regulator, which translates into the protein MQKSPTIRDVAHAAGVSVAVVSRVLNPGSGPVADATRERVRNVMQSMGYHPRTAARELKHGAPTTLGLLLADVSNPFFARLADQVVQEAHARGIQVLLMTTQEDDRLESERLETLIERRVSGIIATPTGNNLEIWKRLRELGTDVVFVDRSIPALPDVDVVSIDNVESARSATALMVAHGHQRIGIISGPAHSTTGRDRVGGYREALEAAGLAVDENLIRHAAFRGAAGGDAVTALLNLDEPPTALVVANTAQVTTVLSRLSHAGVSVPHQLSVIVFDDSPWTELMSPPLTIIRQPVDLLAKHSVQLALAKASGKSADKPTAVRVLAELVERSSVSRP